A genomic stretch from Candidatus Cloacimonadota bacterium includes:
- a CDS encoding NTPase — translation MPKNILITGYPGVGKTTFINKITKQLSCKIAGFYTHEMMEQGRRTGFYITDFEGNQMVMASEKSDSPYRVNKYGLNIDAFEKIGIPALEQALTNADLIVIDEIGRMEMFSQTFCDKLRQVFDSDKPLLATIKRIDCELTKELKAREDVQIFEVTQFNRDTIFDKVINKLGKVL, via the coding sequence ATGCCAAAGAACATACTCATTACAGGTTATCCCGGTGTTGGAAAGACGACATTTATCAATAAGATCACGAAGCAGCTTTCATGCAAAATAGCTGGTTTCTATACTCATGAAATGATGGAGCAGGGCAGACGAACCGGATTCTATATTACCGATTTTGAGGGCAACCAGATGGTCATGGCTTCTGAGAAATCAGATTCTCCATACCGGGTGAATAAGTATGGGTTGAATATTGATGCGTTCGAAAAAATTGGTATTCCTGCACTGGAGCAAGCACTCACGAACGCAGACCTTATCGTGATCGATGAGATCGGCAGGATGGAGATGTTCAGTCAGACATTTTGTGACAAATTGCGACAGGTATTTGATTCAGACAAACCACTTCTTGCAACGATAAAAAGGATTGATTGTGAACTCACGAAGGAGTTAAAAGCGAGAGAGGATGTTCAGATCTTTGAGGTGACACAGTTCAATA